The Pontibacter sp. SGAir0037 DNA segment TTATTAGCAATGAGCACCGCCTGCGACTTGAAAACACGTTCAACTTCTTTCAGGCCGTTGCTGATAAGCGTACTGCCAGAGCTCACGATGTCGCAGATCGCATCGGCCAGGCCAATGCTTGGGGCAATTTCTACGGAACCACTGATGGTGTGAATATGAGCTTTAACGCCTTTTTCATCCAGGTAAGCCTGTAGCAGGTTAGGATAAGAAGTGGCAATGTTTTTACCTTCCAGGTCTGTTATTCCCTTGTAATCGTCTGCTTTGGGAACAGCTAAAGAAAGGCGGCACTTGGAAAACCCAAGCTCTTCTACCGCTAATTCCTGCATTCCCTCTTCCACCAGCACGTTTTCTCCTACTATGCCAATATCGGCAACACCATCGGCTACATAGCCAGGTATATCGTCATCGCGCAGGAAAAGTATCTCGAGCGGAAAATTGGTTGATTCGGTTTTTAGTTTGAGGCTGCTGCTGATAAAAGAAATACCGCATTCGCGTATAAGTGAAAGAGAGTCTTCGCTGAGTCTCCCAGATTTTTGTATGGCAATCCGAAGCATATTGTTTAGTTGTATGAACATGTAAAGAAAGGCAAAATGTTTAAAACAAATTGCAGATCGGGTTTAAAAACCCTTCGGGGGCTATATGATGATTAACTTCCTCCTAGGAGGAATGATGGATGTGATGGAAATGTACAGTAGAGCCACTTGCAACCGGTGCTGCAAAAAGAAGAGTTGTGGCGATATAGAACTGTTTTCCGTTCATGATGTGCTGCAAAACTAGCAGGATTTTCGGATAAACGAAAAAACCGCAGAAAGTTTTCAATTTATTTCTGACCTGACCTTTCAGCCTGTGGCTTCTTTATAAGTAAACAGCCCCTGTTCAAACTGAAACAACAGCTGCTTTAAACTTCACTGCATGACTGCCTGAGTAGTAGGAACATAGTTTTTGGTGTAAACAAGTCACCAACTGGATGATTTAGCACTTTTACAGGATATAAGACTTCTGACATAGCCTATTCTGAATAATGTAGAAAATTTCCAGGACGCCGGGTGACCCTCATTTGCTGATTTTTTTGCTATTTTTGTGCCTTGTATAGCGAATATCATATAGCTGGCATAATTTTTTCGGTGACAGCTCTATAGGATACTGCGTTAGTGAAGCATTATGAAGAAGTTAATCTATACCTTTCTGGCAACTTTTGTGGTGCTGGCTTTCACGGAAGCGGCCCAGGCACAGCTAAAACTCCCACAGCCAAGTCCCGAGGCATTTGTAAAGCAAACCATTGGCCTGACTGATATTTCTATCAGTTACCATGCCCCTGGAGTTAAAGGCCGCAAGATTTTCGGATCGCTGGTACCCTATGGCCAATTATGGCGTGCCGGTGCAAACGAAGCTACCGTTATCAAATTTTCAGACGACCTTTTTCTGAACAATGAACGCGTTCCGGCGGGTGCTTACTCGGTTTTTATACTGCCTGAAAGTGATTCTTCCTGGAACCTGATCCTGAACAAGGACACTACGCTTTGGGGGTTGGAAGGTTATAATGAACTGGATGATGTGGCATACTTGCGCATTAAACCACAGGCCACCTCTTTTAATGAAACCATGCAATTTAATTTCACAGATGTGGGGCTTACTACCGGTAACCTGAACCTGGTATGGGAGAATTCTAAAGTTACAGTTCGCATTGAAACCGAAGTTGAAAAAAAGGCTTTAGCCAACATCAAAAAAGCCCTGGCAGAGGCAAGCGCTGATGACTGGTATATCTGGGCTCAAAGCGCTGATTATATGATGCAGAAGAAAGAGTATCATGAGCTGGCACTGCAGTGGATAAATAAGTCTATTGCCATTAAGGAAAACTTTTACAACAATTGGGTAAAAGCCAGGCTGTATGCTTACAACAAAGAATTTCAGATGGCGGCTTCTCTTTCCGCAAAAGCCATTCAGTTAGGTGGTACAGATCCTCAGGCTTATAAGACCTATGCAAAAGAAATAGAAACAGCCTATAACGACTGGAAGAAAAGGAAGTTTTAGCACCTGACTTTGCTCGGCTAACAGTTATAGTACCCATTGTCATGCTCTAGGGCTGCTTTTTCTTTCTGAACCAGCCTTTGATTTTCTCCCAGGTAAGGGCGTGTTCTTCGGTACCGGTTGTGCCCAGTAAAAATGCGTAAGGGTGCATAGATTTATGGTGGTCGCAGTAAATTTTGAACATACCCAGAAAAGGAACCGCTACAAACATTCCCGGTAATCCCCAGATCATACCTCCTACAATTATACTTAAAATTGTGAACAAGGGGTTGATGTTCACCTGACTTCCTGTAATGTTAGGTGTAAGAATATTATTCTCGGTGAACTGCACCAGCAGAAAGAAGCCGAGCACCCCGAAAGCCTTTTGCGGATCGCCCTGTACCACCAGCGTATAGAGCAAAGGAATTGCCCCGCCTATCAATGTTCCGAAGTAAGGAATAAAATTCATCAGGGCAGATAAGATCCCCAGCAGCACGGCATACTCCACTCCTATCAGCAGCAGCCCTGTGGAATTAATGAGGCACAGAATGAGAATCACAATGACAACACCACTCATATAGCGTTTGGTGACATGTGATATATCGTTGATGATCTGCTCTGTTACAGGGTAATTCTCCGAGTGCATTACCCGTAGCAGGAACGTGTGGAATTTGTTTCGGTAATACAGCATCAGGAAAATGTACACGGGCATCAGGCCAAACTTTGTGAGCGTGCCCGTCATGGCCAGCAAAAGTTCACTGATAAAGCCCCCGCTGAACTCGAAGGCATTGATGATCTGCTTCCGCAGCCACATTTCTCTGTCACGCCCTTCTGCACCTCCAAAATGATCCTCCAGTTCCATTTGCAGCTTGTCGATGTTACGCATGGCCTGCTCCTGCAGCTCCGGAAAATCGTTCAGAAAAACAGAGAGCTGCTTGTAGAGCAGCACAAACAGACTCACCAGTAAAGCCATGGAAAGAATAATGGCGAAGAAGTTAGCAATAATGCGCGGGATGCCCCAGCGTTCCCAGATCTTTACCAGCGGATAGAGTAAATAGGCAAATAAAACGGCCATAAAGATCGGGTACAGGAACTCCCTTGCCACGATCAGCACGAATACCAGCATGATCAGAAATAACAAGCTATATGTTAACCTCTGGAGCTTTTTTACAGATCTACTCATGCCTTTGCATACTGAATTTATAGAGTAAAAGGTACTTTTTTCTGGTGTGAATGCTGTAGACTTTAAAAAAGAGTCGCATTCCTCTTCCGTTCTCCCTCAATTATAATGTGTACCTTTGCACCAGAACTTCATGATAAAAAATGGGCACCTTTGCACAACTTAACTTACGGAATGAGCTACTGGAACAACTGCAGGCGCTTGCATACCTTACGCCTACTGCCATACAGGAAGCTGCTATACCTGCCATTTTAGACGGAGCAGATGTAGCAGGACAGGCAGAGACAGGAAGCGGTAAAACAGCAGCCTACGGCTTACCGCTGCTGCATCGGCTGGATGCAAACCTGGAACAGGTGC contains these protein-coding regions:
- the hisG gene encoding ATP phosphoribosyltransferase → MFIQLNNMLRIAIQKSGRLSEDSLSLIRECGISFISSSLKLKTESTNFPLEILFLRDDDIPGYVADGVADIGIVGENVLVEEGMQELAVEELGFSKCRLSLAVPKADDYKGITDLEGKNIATSYPNLLQAYLDEKGVKAHIHTISGSVEIAPSIGLADAICDIVSSGSTLISNGLKEVERVFKSQAVLIANKSLNEEKKAILEKLLFRIHAVQRAQRAKYILLNAPNDKIDEITRLLPGAKSPSILPLAEEGWSSLHSVINEDDFWEIIDKLREAGAQGILVVPIEKMIV
- a CDS encoding DUF2911 domain-containing protein, whose amino-acid sequence is MKKLIYTFLATFVVLAFTEAAQAQLKLPQPSPEAFVKQTIGLTDISISYHAPGVKGRKIFGSLVPYGQLWRAGANEATVIKFSDDLFLNNERVPAGAYSVFILPESDSSWNLILNKDTTLWGLEGYNELDDVAYLRIKPQATSFNETMQFNFTDVGLTTGNLNLVWENSKVTVRIETEVEKKALANIKKALAEASADDWYIWAQSADYMMQKKEYHELALQWINKSIAIKENFYNNWVKARLYAYNKEFQMAASLSAKAIQLGGTDPQAYKTYAKEIETAYNDWKKRKF
- a CDS encoding AI-2E family transporter; translated protein: MSRSVKKLQRLTYSLLFLIMLVFVLIVAREFLYPIFMAVLFAYLLYPLVKIWERWGIPRIIANFFAIILSMALLVSLFVLLYKQLSVFLNDFPELQEQAMRNIDKLQMELEDHFGGAEGRDREMWLRKQIINAFEFSGGFISELLLAMTGTLTKFGLMPVYIFLMLYYRNKFHTFLLRVMHSENYPVTEQIINDISHVTKRYMSGVVIVILILCLINSTGLLLIGVEYAVLLGILSALMNFIPYFGTLIGGAIPLLYTLVVQGDPQKAFGVLGFFLLVQFTENNILTPNITGSQVNINPLFTILSIIVGGMIWGLPGMFVAVPFLGMFKIYCDHHKSMHPYAFLLGTTGTEEHALTWEKIKGWFRKKKQP